The Castor canadensis chromosome X, mCasCan1.hap1v2, whole genome shotgun sequence genome includes a region encoding these proteins:
- the LOC109675638 gene encoding heterogeneous nuclear ribonucleoprotein H2 — protein sequence MMLSTEGREGFVVKVRGLPWSCSADEVMRFFSDCKIQNGTSGIRFIYTREGRPSGEAFVELESEDEVKLALKKDRETMGHRYVEVFKSNSVEMDWVLKHTGPNSPDTANDGFVRLRGLPFGCSKEEIVQFFSGLEIVPNGMTLPVDFQGRSTGEAFVQFASQEIAEKALKKHKERIGHRYIEIFKSSRAEVRTHYDPPRKLMAMQRPGPYDRPGAGRGYNSIGRGAGFERMRRGAYGGGYGGYDDYGGYNDGYGFGSDRFGRDLNYCFSGMSDHRYGDGGSSFQSTTGHCVHMRGLPYRATENDIYNFFSPLNPMRVHIEIGPDGRVTGEADVEFATHEDAVAAMAKDKANMQHRYVELFLNSTAGTSGGAYDHSYVELFLNSTAGASGGAYGSQMMGGMGLSNQSSYGGPASQQLSGGYGGGYGGQSSMSGYDQVLQENSSDYQSNLA from the coding sequence ATGATGCTGAGCACAGAAGGCAGGGAGGGGTTCGTGGTGAAGGTCAGGGGCCTGCCCTGGtcctgctcagctgatgaagtgATGCGCTTCTTCTCTGATTGCAAAATCCAAAATGGCACATCAGGTATTCGTTTTATCTACACCAGAGAAGGCAGACCAAGTGGTGAAGCATTTGTCGAACTTGAATCTGAAGATGAAGTGAAACTGGCTTTGAAGAAGGACAGAGAAACCATGGGACACAGATACGTTGAAGTATTCAAGTCCAACAGTGTTGAAATGGATTGGGTGTTGAAGCATACAGGTCCCAATAGTCCTGATACGGCCAACGATGGCTTCGTGCGGCTTAGAGGACTCCCATTTGGCTGTAGCAAGGAAGAGATTGTTCAGTTCTTTTCAGGGTTGGAAATTGTGCCAAATGGGATGACACTGCCTGTGGACTTTCAGGGGCGGAGTACAGGGGAGGCCTTTGTGCAGTTTGCTTCACAAGAGATAGCTGAAAAAGCCTTAAAGAAACACAAGGAAAGAATAGGGCACAGGTACATTGAAATCTTCAAGAGTAGCAGAGCTGAAGTCCGAACCCACTATGATCCCCCTCGAAAGCTCATGGCTATGCAGCGGCCAGGTCCTTATGATAGGCCAGGAGCTGGCAGAGGGTATAATAGCATTGGCAGAGGAGCTGGGTTTGAAAGGATGAGGCGGGGTGCCTACGGTGGAGGGTATGGAGGCTATGATGACTATGGTGGCTATAATGATGGATATGGCTTTGGGTCTGATAGATTTGGAAGAGACCTCAATTACTGTTTCTCAGGAATGTCTGATCATAGATATGGAGATGGTGGGTCCAGTTTCCAGAGCACCACAGGGCACTGTGTACACATGAGGGGGTTACCTTACAGAGCCACTGAGAATGATATTTACAATTTTTTCTCACCTCTTAACCCCATGAGAGTACACATTGAAATTGGGCCCGATGGCAGAGTTACTGGTGAGGCAGATGTTGAATTTGCTACTCATGAAGATGCTGTGGCAGCTATGGCAAAAGATAAAGCTAATATGCAACACAGATATGTGGAGCTCTTCTTAAATTCTACTGCAGGAACAAGTGGAGGGGCTTATGATCACAGCTATGTAGAACTCTTTTTGAATTCTACGGCAGGGGCAAGTGGTGGTGCTTATGGTAGCCAAATGATGGGAGGGATGGGCTTATCCAACCAGTCTAGTTATGGGGGTCCTGCTAGCCAGCAGCTGAGTGGTGGTTATGGAGGTGGTTATGGTGGTCAGAGCAGTATGAGTGGATATGACCAAGTCCTGCAGGAAAACTCTAGTGACTATCAGTCAAATCTCGCTTAG